In bacterium, one genomic interval encodes:
- a CDS encoding TIGR00159 family protein, with protein sequence MRDAVDILIVSFIIYQLLKLTKGTRSAQIIVGMSFIGAIAFISYWFQLEALTWLFSNLATVGFIVLIIVFQPELRGALAHMGQNPIFRRFVNLEQKRTLEEVARAALRLAELRYGGLIVIERRTGLRNFAESGRLMNSELSSELLITLFTPYTPLHDGAAIVSGNYVIAAASSLPLSSNPKYAQLFGMRHKAAIGVSELSDAVVVVVSEETQAISIAYEGELEKDIKKVDFKDRLQWYLKK encoded by the coding sequence TTGCGAGACGCGGTCGATATTCTGATCGTTTCGTTTATCATATATCAGTTGCTGAAGCTGACTAAAGGGACTCGTTCGGCGCAGATCATTGTCGGGATGTCGTTCATTGGGGCAATCGCGTTCATCTCGTACTGGTTTCAACTTGAGGCGCTCACCTGGTTATTCTCGAACCTGGCGACAGTCGGGTTCATTGTGCTGATCATAGTTTTTCAGCCGGAACTTCGCGGCGCACTGGCCCATATGGGTCAGAACCCGATCTTCCGCCGATTCGTCAATCTGGAACAGAAGCGGACGCTTGAAGAAGTCGCTCGCGCGGCGCTCAGGCTGGCGGAACTTCGGTATGGCGGATTGATCGTCATTGAGCGACGGACCGGCCTTCGGAATTTCGCGGAGTCGGGCCGCTTGATGAACTCGGAGCTGTCGTCGGAATTGCTGATCACGCTGTTCACCCCCTATACTCCGTTACATGATGGCGCGGCAATCGTCTCGGGAAACTATGTGATCGCGGCGGCATCATCGTTACCGTTGTCCAGCAATCCGAAGTATGCACAGTTGTTCGGGATGCGTCACAAGGCGGCGATCGGGGTCTCGGAACTTTCCGATGCGGTCGTGGTGGTTGTTTCGGAGGAGACGCAGGCGATCTCGATCGCGTATGAGGGGGAACTGGAGAAGGACATCAAGAAGGTCGATTTCAAGGATCGGTTGCAGTGGTATTTGAAGAAGTAG
- the folE gene encoding GTP cyclohydrolase I FolE: protein MDREKIIRGVKLILEGVGEDLTREGLERTPERIAEFYEEVLAGMEQDPAVELRKYTTKNKDEMIILRDISFFSLCEHHLLPFFGHIHIAYIPQNDKMVGFSNMIKVIDILTKRLQVQERLTSQIADSIVDALGAKGVLVVIEAEHLCMTMRGLKAPGSLIVTSAVRGMMRRDATRSEALTLIESRRK from the coding sequence ATAGACCGCGAGAAGATCATCCGCGGGGTGAAACTGATCCTTGAGGGAGTCGGCGAAGACCTGACTCGCGAAGGGCTCGAGCGGACTCCCGAACGGATAGCCGAATTTTACGAAGAGGTCCTGGCTGGTATGGAGCAGGACCCCGCGGTTGAACTGAGAAAATATACCACCAAAAACAAAGACGAGATGATCATCCTGCGTGACATCTCGTTTTTCTCTTTGTGCGAACATCATCTGCTCCCGTTTTTTGGGCACATCCATATCGCCTATATTCCGCAAAACGACAAGATGGTCGGTTTCTCCAACATGATCAAGGTGATCGATATCCTGACGAAGCGCCTGCAGGTGCAGGAACGTCTCACATCACAGATCGCCGATTCGATCGTTGATGCGCTGGGTGCCAAAGGAGTGCTTGTAGTGATCGAGGCGGAGCACCTCTGTATGACTATGCGCGGCCTTAAAGCACCGGGAAGCCTGATTGTCACGTCGGCCGTGCGCGGCATGATGCGGCGCGATGCCACCCGTTCCGAAGCGCTGACGCTGATAGAGAGTCGTCGGAAGTAG
- the folP gene encoding dihydropteroate synthase, translating to MSDTTQSKPTLPPLLLSRDRRLLFDRPLVMGIVNVTPDSFSDGGQFLAADHAVGQALRLIDEGADLIDIGGESSRPGADTVPLEDELQRVVPVVEQLRSQTEIPISVDTYKSAVAEAALKAGADIINDISALRMDPDMVKVLAEAGAPVILMHMLGTPATMQQSPHYSDCVEEITAFFVQRIAFAMQHGISHERIIVDPGIGFGKRLEDNLDLLGSLHRFAQFGLPLLVGASRKSFITKVTGAQTSPTERLGGSIAAAIVAVQNGANIIRVHDVAATVEALKVARAIAERI from the coding sequence ATGTCAGACACAACTCAATCCAAGCCGACATTGCCGCCACTTCTGCTCAGCAGAGATCGCAGATTGCTGTTCGATCGACCCCTGGTGATGGGGATTGTCAATGTCACCCCGGACTCCTTTTCCGATGGTGGGCAGTTTCTGGCGGCGGACCATGCGGTCGGCCAGGCGCTTCGGCTGATTGACGAGGGTGCCGACCTGATCGATATCGGTGGAGAATCGAGTCGACCGGGGGCAGATACGGTGCCGCTCGAGGATGAACTCCAGCGGGTGGTGCCGGTGGTAGAGCAACTTCGGTCGCAGACCGAAATTCCGATCTCAGTTGATACCTACAAATCGGCAGTAGCGGAGGCGGCACTCAAGGCGGGGGCCGATATCATCAACGATATATCTGCATTGCGCATGGATCCCGATATGGTGAAAGTGCTGGCAGAGGCGGGCGCGCCGGTTATCCTGATGCATATGCTGGGGACTCCCGCGACCATGCAGCAGTCGCCGCATTACAGCGACTGCGTGGAGGAGATCACGGCGTTTTTTGTGCAGCGGATCGCCTTTGCGATGCAACATGGGATTTCTCATGAACGGATCATAGTTGACCCGGGGATCGGGTTCGGGAAGCGGCTGGAGGATAATCTGGATCTGCTTGGGTCGCTACACCGATTCGCACAATTTGGATTGCCATTACTTGTGGGAGCGTCAAGAAAGTCCTTTATTACCAAGGTTACCGGCGCGCAGACCAGCCCGACGGAGAGACTTGGGGGGTCAATAGCGGCGGCAATTGTGGCCGTGCAGAATGGCGCCAATATCATCCGCGTCCATGACGTGGCGGCAACGGTAGAAGCATTGAAAGTAGCACGAGCGATAGCAGAACGTATATGA